One Marmota flaviventris isolate mMarFla1 chromosome 17, mMarFla1.hap1, whole genome shotgun sequence genomic window, ACAGAAAAGCATCAgccagagaagaggaggagaaggtaaGACTGAGGGTGTCAAGGAGGAGGAATCCTTGGAGAATGGGCTCAGAGGTGGTGGGGACAGGAGAGGAGCCCAGCAGAGTAGGAGGGATGGCCAGGCAGGAAGGTGAGAGGGTATCCCCTGAGGACAGAGTATGGATGGCCCTTCCCACTCTACCAATAGCTTTCCCAGGGGTTTGGGTGTCACAAATGAGCCAGAGAATGAACAAAGACACAGGTGAAATCCCTAAGTCAGAGTTGTAATGAGGCCTTCTACTGCCTCAATTTGCAATCCATATAATGGGGTGACCTCAGAGAAAATCCTTGAGGCCCCTCGGGAGGGTGGTTGCCCAAGACTCCCCACAAAAGCCTCATTCCCCTCCCTGCAGGTGCCTTCAGGAGTCCCACAGCAGCCCCTAGAGGAGGAAGACAGAGATTTCAGCCCAGAAAGGACAAGGGAGCTACCTAGGACAAACAGGGTAGCAGAGCTGATCCCACAGAGTGAGACCCAAGCCTCCTCCCTGCCAGCTAGTCCCCAAGCCCTCCCCTCTTCACCTTGTGCCCAGAAAGACCGAGTCTGGGGGCTCACACCCTCCTGAGAACCTCCCCAGCAAGATTGTCCTGAGTTGGGCCGAGTGTCCCAGCCCCCAGAGGCCCCTCACCTGTCCTGGCTGCTTCCTGGTTCCTGGAAATCAGGAACCTGCCACCCGTGGATCACACGGGCCTCAAACAGAAACTTGGGGGCCCAGAAGCCCAGGGCTCCAGTCACAAAAGCCATGGATGTCACTCCGAGGGTCGACCACACAAAACTCCAGCTGCAAGAGAAGTAACCTGACTGAAGTTGGGAGAGGGCTGGGGCCAAAAGGGCCTCTCTACTCCACGCACCCCCCCAGCCCAGGTATGCAGGCCCTGGCTTCCAGATTCTTCCCAGAAGCACTCTGTGCTCTCGCCTCCCCAACATTCCTGAGCCTCCCTGCTCAGCCCCCTCCACACCCTTGGCTCATGCCGTTTCTTCCCCTCCTCTGCAGATCACAACTCCTGAGAGGCCCCAGCCCAACATCACATTCTCCAGGACAGCTGCCCCCGCCTGCCCCCTTTCTCCTTGGAGTCCCCTCAATGGGTCTCATGGCTCTAGAATGAAGAGAGTTGACGTTACAGTGGATCCTGAGGCCTGCCACTGCAGTGGGCTCTCCTTTGCCTCCCCCAAGGTGCCTGGGAGAGAGGCAGATGCGTCCCCATGCATCTGGGAGAGATGAGCAATGAGCTCCCAGCAGCCCCGAGGAGCGGGCAGGCCTGGAGAAAGAGATCCATTGAATCAACCAGGAAAGTGAGGCTCCGAGTCTCAGGTTCACTCGGAGTAGCAACAGAGGCAAGGCTGGACCTGGTGCCTCCTGTCCACCGTCCAGCCCCATTTTAGCGTGGGGAGGCCATGAGGGCTGAGTCCCGAGTGATGAAGGGGCATCTCAGTAGGTAAGTGGagctcagaggaggaggaggctttACAACCAGGAGGgccaaagggagggagggaggctggggcagacaGACAGGGTTTTTGTGGCTTGCAGCAGGCAACAGGGACACTCACTTTCTTCCCAGGTATCTGACGTCCTCACACCAGCTACTCCTCAGGGTCCCCACAGCCTTCTCCCCCTGCTTCTCAGCTGCTCCTCGAGGAGGGTCTGGAACCAGCAGGATAAGCAGGATCAAGGCGACAGCCTCCAAGCAGGGCATGATCTGGGGACAGGGGGGTGGGTCCAGGAAGCTCAGAGCTACATACTACCATGACCCAGAAGGCCTGAAGAGGGCCAGCCACAGTGCCTGAACTCTGGGGACCAGATCCTGGGTCCTAGGTCCTGGTTATACACAAAGCTGGACATACCACACTGCTCCTTACCCCTTACCTCCAAGAGGATAGCTTCTCTGGGGAATAGGGTCCCCTTAGGACCTGATTAATGTCCATCTGTTCAGTGCAGATGCTACTTTACTTGGAGTCAGTGGGTCTGAGATGGTTGAAAATGGGAGCTCTgagactgggcacagtggcacacatctgtaatcccagcttcttaggAGGCCggggcagggggattgcaagtcgaaggtcagcctcagtaatttagtgagactgtctcaaaaaaagtttttaaaagggctggggatacagctcagtggtagaaaacttgcctagcatgtgcaaggtcctgggtttaaaccctagcactgcaaaaaaaaagaataaagggaggaaagaaagaagaaagggaaggagggaagaaggaagggagaaaggagggaggaaggaaagaaatgggaaCCCTCACCACTGAGTATTTGCTTCCTCAAGGACCTTCCTGCCCACACAGGTATCTCTCTACCTGACTCAGACCATGAGGAGATTCTTATTCAAGCCAAGTCAGACCAGCTTCCTTGAAGCCCACCCATCCCGGCTGCCTTCCATGGCGTCACATGCCAACTCAGCAGAGCCCTTCATGCAGAACCAAGCCCCCAGCTCCTTCCACCACTGAGTTCCTGCCCCTTCGGACAGATCCATATCCTTTTCCAAGATGGAGCTTGGCTGCAACCCAACAGGGCCTATCAGGCATGTTCTCAGATACTGTGCCTCCACGACCTGAGCAACCAGTCATTGAGGGCCTACTATGTGCCTGGCCCTGGACTCGCCAAGGAACTTTCCAATCCTTGTCCCAAAATAATCCTCAAGATTCTCCAGGTAGTATTCCCTCCCCCGCTTCTTTTCAGATAGGCAAACGGGGGCTTCAAAGAGAGTGgcaacttgcctgaggtcacacagcaagtaaactgagcagctgggacttgaacccaaggTTATGACTTCCACAGCCCACGTTCCACATGATGCCCCAAGCATCCAAAGCTGCCGACGTCTGACACTCCCCCCATGGCGCCGGGTACTGTGCCAAGTGGCTAAGGCCATGGAAGGCTGGAAAGTCCCTGCCCACCCTGGGGGAaagtagagggaaggaaaggaaaccGGACTCACTCGAAGGGCCCAGCGCCAGTTGCCTGTTAGCTCCGCCACAGCCGACCCCAGCACATAGCCCAGACCACTGCAACggagggggcaggggagatgGGAAGTGAGGTAGGGGACAGGctccaaggccagcctgaaccAGGGTGACCCCCACTGGCAGGTTCTAAGCCCTTTCCCCGAAAAATGTGAGCCACGTGAGGCCCAGATGTCCGCTGCCCTTGCTCAGGTCACCAGTGACCTCTGGCTCCTGGCCCACCCCCCAGTGCCACTCTCTCCCCATATGAggacacacacaccccacccccaaccctcaTGCCCAAGGCTCAGCTCTGCTTGAGTCAGGCAAGTTCAGGAAACCTGGGTCACAGCTCAGGGGCCTGACAGCAAATTCCACTCTTCCCCCCCACCCGAGGATGGGGACAGGGTGTGGCCCAAACACACTTCCTCACCTCTCTGTCCAAGGCCAGCCCCTCTCTGAGCAGTCATAGGGCTTTTCCTAATCATGCTAACCCACGGGGTATGTCCTTATCATCTCCAATCCTTCCCACAGCCCCATCAATTGGTGTTACTGCCCccttagagatgagaaaactgagactcagagaagtgaAGTGACATGGTGAGGAATGGGCAGCCCTGGGATTCCAATCCCAGTCCCCCTGGTTTGGCCTCTCCTATCTCCAGCCCAGCCCCTGTTCTGACTCCTTCGGGCCTCAGGTTACCTCCTGGGGAAGTGGACCCAGGGGTGATACCAACCTTCCCACAGGGATGAAGATGTAGAAGATGGCCAGCACGCGGGTCCTCTGGTCCTTCACGAAGAGGTCACCCAAGACTGTGGGTGCGATGGTGGAGTAGCTGGCTGTGCCTGTGCCCACGACTCCTCGGGACAGGAAGAAGAGCCAGGAATACTGGGCGAGTCAGGCACAGGACCAAGGTGAGTTCCAGAAACCGTCCACGGGGTAAGGGACCTCATGACATAAATCCAAAGGGGAAGGGTACCAGGGCGACAGGAACCTCACTTTCCACAGCCCTGCCCTGCACCCTCAAGTTCCCAAAATGACACATGTGCCCCCTGCTGGTGCCTACAGCCACCACCTGCCCCACACCCAGGGGAGCCCTTCTCCTGGGTCTCTTTTCTAACCAGGTCATTTCCCCAAGGCAGTGACtgttacccccacccccacctccagcaGAGCTGGGCGGAAGTGAAGCAGAGGGTGACAGAGGAAGGTGCAAAGGAGGAAGCCTCCTGTTGGGAAAGTCTACCCAGCTGTGCCCTACCTCCTCTCCCAGCCCTGCCACTACAGTCCCTGAGTCAGACGGGGCCAGGGACAGAATGACTTGTCtcaccctcccccctcctctgATGGGGCTGTGTCAGGACGCAGAGGGGGAAGGAAGGTCCCCAAGGGCCTGGGCAGGGGTACAGGCACCTACCTTAGGAGAGATGAAGGAGCTGGAAAGGCCAGCCCCTGACCAGAGCAGAATCCCGAAGCTTAGCGTGGCTTTGCGACTGTGGCGGTCACCCAGGTAGCCAAACACGGGTGCAGAAAGCAGCAGGCAGCCAATGAAGACTGGAGGAGACATA contains:
- the Spns3 gene encoding protein spinster homolog 3 isoform X6, encoding MAKRELDGAMIFIGCLLLSAPVFGYLGDRHSRKATLSFGILLWSGAGLSSSFISPKYSWLFFLSRGVVGTGTASYSTIAPTVLGDLFVKDQRTRVLAIFYIFIPVGSGLGYVLGSAVAELTGNWRWALRIMPCLEAVALILLILLVPDPPRGAAEKQGEKAVGTLRSSWCEDVRYLGRNWSFVWSTLGVTSMAFVTGALGFWAPKFLFEARVIHGWQVPDFQEPGSSQDSLIFGTLTVVTGIVGVILGAEAARRYKKVNPRAEPLICASSLLATAPCLYLALVLAPTTLLASYVFLALGELLLSCNWAVVADILLSVVVPRCRGTAEALQITVGHILGDAGSPYLTGLISSALRARRLDSYLQRFLSLQQSFLCCAFVIVLGGGCFLLTALHLERDQAQAQAQAQSQQPDTGTLDSKDMESKGLLSGISASTEDP